AATATCTCTAAGTCAATAAgattgatgatatttttatgaCCTCTGaagaatttcaagaatttcaattctcTTATTGCACGTTTGAGTAAAATTTCCCTCTGAAAGATATTAgttatcttttttattgCTAGAAGTGTTTCtggatttgaatttgatttatctCGAACAGAACATACTATACCATATGAACCTTTTCCTAATACCTCAACGACTTCGTAGCGATTtggaattgaaaatttggtaCTTTCGTATATGGTTCGATTTGTTTGTAAATATGTAGAAAAGCTTTCTAATTGTGAGtacaataaatttttaatcTTACTTgaacttttattttttatagaCGATTCATTTGGATCTTGCTGCTGATTTAAAAGTTGcgtattattattcaaagcATTTGTAAATGACATTCTCTCCCGTTGTTAAAACCCTCATTTCTATGTATTCAATTGAACATACAAGCAATGATTCTTGTTTTCTGACATATTTTATTGCCTAACTTTGTAGTGACGCAAAAGAGAGTTTGAACTTTTACTACTATTGAATAGTTGCCAAGTGTCGTTTTCTGACATgcttttattcaaattgtgTAGTTATTATGATTTCAGAGTGGTGACTTAGATCATGAAAGTCTTAATTATAGAATCTATCTAAGTTCttcatttaatatatatgattttTGGACTGCCTTCTCTGTCAGTGGTAAGATCAGTCTGTAGGCATCACCATGATTCAAATAGTATTTGTACATTCTTTTGACTCTTATAAAACCCAGAGATTCATAAAGATTCAATGCAGCGAAGTTATCTACCTCTGTTTCGAGCATAATCTCATCACACCCACCTGTTTTCATTTTAACTATAGCCAATTTGGCCAAGTTTTTGGCAATACCCATTCTTCTATATTTATGATCCACAGCTAGCATGCCTATATAACCCCTTTCTCTTGCTGCTGCATGACATTCACTCTTCGAGATAATACAACCAATGGGTGTTTCTTTGTCCTCTGATTCGATATCAAATGCCAGCAATGCCAGTTCTGGCCACTGATTCAGGAAATACCTATATACATAGATAGAGTAAGGTTCTGATAAATCTGCATCAATCAACTGTTTCACTTTATTCAACTGCACgtcattattcaaatccaATGCCCTGTATGTAATCTTCATATTCCCACTACTGTCGAATGAACTGCGCTGCCACTGTATCAACGGCTTCCCGTCTTGTATTTGCTATATAAAACATCTAATCACtacaatttttcagatgCAACGAGAGAACGGCAGGAGCAACTTCATCTTCCTCTACAAAACTGCTGCTTACATGCAATTTTCCTGTAAGAAAACGTTGAATTGTCACTTTATCTCAGTAATAATCAACATTTTGCGGTCTAGATACATAtacatatacatatatattcaaCTATTACTGGCGTCTCATCTTGCTAGGCGTAATGCCCATCTTCCTCCAGCTGATAACTTCGGGTACTCGTTAACGCgaatatcatttttgtattattaattaaaaattgatgttAAGGGTATCGGCATCTTCGTTGGAACTACTCATTATATAAGGTCAAGAATACGTTCTTGTTAAGCCTCATGGACACATTGTAATTCACAAAGTTTATAGGTCCATTCTGCAAAGACAGTGTTGAACTCAAATGTCGGTGGAAAGTATTAAAAACAAGAGTGCAGTTGATGTCGGAAGCGAAGAGGTCCATGATCGTTCCAATAAAGCAGCCGATACAACCATCGTAAATGCCATAACAGGGGATATTATCGATactgatttgaaattctttGCCAcatttaatgatttcagGAAATTTATCGTATCTAAGTGGTTCATCCCACTCGATCAACTATTGATACTTTTACCCTTTGGTAGTAAGCTgaaacaatcaaattttaataatatgTTCAGCGATCTGAAGACTAATGGTGTGACTTCCTTGAAGAAACAGTTATATGTCTTTGATAGAAGATGTTTCTCTACTATGAACAAGCCATCCATTCTTATAAACGGTGACAATGATGACGGCGGTGGCGGCTCTAATAAACAAGAAATCTTAGATCGATCATGCAAGTTGCTAGATGAGTTAATAGAGTATAAGCAAAACCCCATGACAGATCTCTCCTTAATTCAACCTGTAACCTCTCCATTGTCAGAAATAAATATACCCTTTGAgaaagataaatcaaatttattaccgtttcaaaaaatcacGAGTATAGTCACCACCAATTTAGGATGGCTAAGTGCCCTCGAAATCGACGTTTATTACCTAAAATTACTTATAAAAGATACGGTGAAACAGATCGATTTGATACTGGAATCGCTAAATGTATGTTTGGCCTATTTAAACATGTACTCATACGATGCTGAGAAGTTGcttaaatcaaatattagTTTTTTTCATGAACTGAGGGAGATTAAGAAAAATTCCATAGACAATTGGGAAAATCATTatgataattttcttaCTGGCTTCAATGATATAAATGGCCATCCATTAACGTCTTATATCAAcaaaaaagatttatttgattataGTGCccttttgataaaattagaTAATAAGATTGAcgataatttcaaaaaaattgtacaAGGTTTTGAAGTTATTAATCATTTGCAAAATGATACAATAGGTGGAAATGTTACGgaactgaaaaaatcatattCCATAAGTGACAAAGAGGAAAAATATAGgttggaaaatgaaatgcTCcccatttttgaagatcTCCTTTCCTCCATTCGTAATTCAAGTCACGAAATATTAGAACTCGATGAATTAACGGTTTCAAAGGACCAACTAATagaattcaataaatgCCTTTTAAAAGATAAGAATGACACTGTGAAGAAATTGTACACGATATCAAGGGCTTTGTACTCACAGgctgaagatatttttaatataaagaagaaattgcaGATACATTCTATTGTTCTATTGGGTCAGATTTCTTTTACACAAATCGAAATTTTAAACGTAAAGAACTTTCTGTTGAATGAAAGCAATAAGGATCTTcaagattatcaaaaatgggAGAGCAAATTTGCCAgtatttttgatttaccaATAGTATACACCTTGGAATCAATAGAGATTTATCGTAGAAAGTTTTGGTACTGCCAAGTtttgcttttctttctaaatAGCTCAAACCAATTTGACAAGATCATAAATGCTGAAATCTCATTGCGAGAAAAATGGctaaaaatttatgatCTGAGTTTAATCCCAATAACCGCTGAGGATACTTCCTctaatgaagatttaaagCAATTATGTacctttcttttcaataccaAAGATccaaagaaattatatGCATCTATAGATAGAGAAGTCAAGGCATTGTACCCAGTTTTAGAAGGATACGTCACTTTTATCAACACATATATTGAGAAAATTGCCTATTCAAAGACTAATGAACCAGTACTAGGAATAATACAGCGCAATTTCAAAGAGGCAAAAAATCTGAGTttacaatttgataatattagTGATTCAAATACTctagaaattgaaaatgaagatagtGAAACAAAGCTCATCAACCGTCTGCAAGcaagaattaaaaaacTGGAAGGCCTTTTACACGATGCAACGTTTTTGA
This is a stretch of genomic DNA from Kazachstania africana CBS 2517 chromosome 8, complete genome. It encodes these proteins:
- the MAK3 gene encoding peptide alpha-N-acetyltransferase MAK3 (similar to Saccharomyces cerevisiae MAK3 (YPR051W); ancestral locus Anc_3.331), translated to MKITYRALDLNNDVQLNKVKQLIDADLSEPYSIYVYRYFLNQWPELALLAFDIESEDKETPIGCIISKSECHAAARERGYIGMLAVDHKYRRMGIAKNLAKLAIVKMKTGGCDEIMLETEVDNFAALNLYESLGFIRVKRMYKYYLNHGDAYRLILPLTEKAVQKSYILNEELR
- the ATG11 gene encoding autophagy protein ATG11 (similar to Saccharomyces cerevisiae ATG11 (YPR049C); ancestral locus Anc_3.330), whose amino-acid sequence is MSVESIKNKSAVDVGSEEVHDRSNKAADTTIVNAITGDIIDTDLKFFATFNDFRKFIVSKWFIPLDQLLILLPFGSKLKQSNFNNMFSDLKTNGVTSLKKQLYVFDRRCFSTMNKPSILINGDNDDGGGGSNKQEILDRSCKLLDELIEYKQNPMTDLSLIQPVTSPLSEINIPFEKDKSNLLPFQKITSIVTTNLGWLSALEIDVYYLKLLIKDTVKQIDLILESLNVCLAYLNMYSYDAEKLLKSNISFFHELREIKKNSIDNWENHYDNFLTGFNDINGHPLTSYINKKDLFDYSALLIKLDNKIDDNFKKIVQGFEVINHLQNDTIGGNVTELKKSYSISDKEEKYRLENEMLPIFEDLLSSIRNSSHEILELDELTVSKDQLIEFNKCLLKDKNDTVKKLYTISRALYSQAEDIFNIKKKLQIHSIVLLGQISFTQIEILNVKNFLLNESNKDLQDYQKWESKFASIFDLPIVYTLESIEIYRRKFWYCQVLLFFLNSSNQFDKIINAEISLREKWLKIYDLSLIPITAEDTSSNEDLKQLCTFLFNTKDPKKLYASIDREVKALYPVLEGYVTFINTYIEKIAYSKTNEPVLGIIQRNFKEAKNLSLQFDNISDSNTLEIENEDSETKLINRLQARIKKLEGLLHDATFLNGNSWPPGLLKTSFFQKGFQDSNRKLLMDSSSTTLEPNVYDVEVVRHRDVMKLQNLQSQVNELKDKIKLLTLENATKDEELLNQRNSMVDLTIEKNAYRETLNHLNTQLTGIANAQERNSDIKSYDLQLKKQIDELIEINKSQTTEYNALAAKFENAKIELESIEEKGMQIQERQAEEIELLERNSHDQQQEINQLKEKIKVLPDTETEGTQTESLSEERLAPLSDKGLALKVFDILTSNVYILENIGLLLTTDEKHKNELLIRRVKGLKKDVSQSLLDESVRLIEPSGDNVSQLGIKSDVYHELKSALANTKNGAELGMQFSQFIEKFYDDKLFATAVIKRFKDIEFLAKKLTKENKLKSNLLENLNNQKIALKSFQAGDLALFLPTRENDTSSDASSPLIASLNSSFSSVDLSTPPSLPLDAASSPQVSKTRQRAGKTKQNYNRNSANVENKKVKPWAAFTASENGARYLFKDSELLPVDREWFIGKIRTVQKNTVTDFGANPLRLVKGSVWYELTADIIYFA